From Sulfoacidibacillus ferrooxidans:
TCTGAAAAACCTTGAAAATCAGTGACCACCCAATCGGTGATGGGCATCCCTGTGAAGTGCTCTACACCAGCTACTGTCATGGGTGCAGCTTGATTTGGAGTCATTTGTGCGCCTAAAAAAAAGAGCGATTTAATTTTGGGGATAGGAACGCTATATTGAGGCATGGCAAACAGCAGATCACGCGGGATGGAAATTAAGACCACCTGATGCTTTTGGGGATCGATGTGTGCGATCATCATGATATCTGCTTGTCCTCCCCCTTGGCCAATGGCGAGGGGATTCGATGGATTGCGAGCATTATTCCCAATGAGAAGAATATTTGTAACTCCAATGGGTTCAAAAGTATGGACAAGTTGAGTCAATGGATTGCTGCCTTGGTCTCGTGGTTTTAAAAAAGCCCACGTGGCGACGCCCACCATGCAAATCACACTTACAGTAGTTACACCTAAACGCACGTTTCTCCATGTCGTATGCATCTTTGTGTGCTTACTTTTCAATCGGGACATGATCATGCCACCTGCTTCTTTATCAGTTGACTCTATGGGTATACATGCACAGTAGCCATTATAGAGGAGACTTAGCCGTTAATCAGAGGCCATCCCCACACTAGTATAGTCGTGCTTATTTAAAATTTGATTAAAAATGGATGTAAGTAGCCACTACTCCTTCGAAACGTGTTTTGGATAGTACACGAAGGCGTATACTCGCTATCATGCTGACTTTTTAATCGTCAATCCAGAGGGTCTGCTTCCTCTTGTCAAGAGGCATGGAAGTCTTTCTGTAACTATATTCCACTTTTTGTCAATGACACGATTGTCATAGGGTATTCATCATTTACTTTTGCATGCTCAAGGAGTAGTTACGTCCGTATTTGATGTGAATTTGGAACGAGCCCATATAAGGATGTACGAGCGATCTTCAATTTGTAGACGTAGAATCGGTCATCCCTATTCTAAAAGGAGATTTCGAGCCTGCGACTGCCATTTTGGTCTTGCCAGAAAACACGTAAGGATATCTACGCACAACCCATGGCGTCAAGCGCATGAACAAAGATCTTCCATTCTGAGCATGGGATTCTGTTCTGCTGTCCCTGCGTGGTAATAGGTGCGACCTTGTGAGTCCCATGAGAAGTAGTCGCATCAGGACATACCCTTGTTGATACCCATGTGTACGCAACCTCACGTAGAATGGACTTACGATGAAACACTGGAAGGTTCCTTATGTACAGAACATCTAATTGCTTATATATTTTTATAATAAAACCCATATTATTCATAATGAATGAATTTGTAGAGATCATGATCTTACAAAGGAGGTGTATCATTCCTTGGTACACGCACGTACACAAAATGTCATTTACGCTAGCCTAGGCATGATTGTTGGCGCTCTTTTTATAGGAATCCTATGGAGTATAGAGGATGCCAATAAACAAACGGCTATGGTTGCCACAGTCGGGTCGATCCCTATCTCCAATACAGAATTCGTTCAGTAATTAGAAACAGAATACGGAGTTCAGGTGTTAGAAATGTTAATTACACAAAATTTAGTAGAATTAGGATCAAAGAAGTATCATATTACGGCCTCTAGTCAAGAGATAAACAATGCTTTACAAAATTTCGAAGAACAAAATGGCATCACCACCTCTAGTGAACTACAACAAGCGTTAAGTGAGAATGGAATGACTTTATCTGAACTTCAAAACAATTTACGAATTAAAGTGCTCGAGGGAAAATTAGCAGAACGAAATGTGTCCGTTACTTCAGCAGAAATTCAAACTTACTACAATCAAAATAAAAGTAAATTTGAATCAATCATCAGGGAAATTGATTCCACTCAAAGAAGTACAATCGGAGATTGCTAGCTTGTTAAAACAATTGAAAGGATTGACATCTCAGCAATTATTTATACAGCTATCCGATGCGTATCCGATCAACATAGTCGATCCAAAATATGCTAGTGTTAAAAATAGCATTTTGTCACCGTCGACCTCATCAACAACAGGATCGTAAAGCTTGCTATCAATAGATAGAACAGATACACTGCTTGACTTGATGGGAATCCTATTGGAGAGGAGTCGATAGTAGTTAGCGAACATCTAGTTTTTCAAAAAAATAAGGTGGACCGTTCTGCTCGTGAAAATGTGCACGGACACAAAGGTGCTGTCGTTTGGTTGACAGGACTTTCTGGTTCAGGAAAATCAACGATGGCTGTAGAATTAGAGTGGCATCTGTATCGACAAGGTATTCACACCTACCTATTAGATGGAGACAATGTCAGACTCGGATTAAATCAAGACTTGGGTTTCTCCTTGCGAGATCGCGAAGAGAATATTCGACGTGTCGGTCATCTCGCACAATTATTTGTCGATGCAGGCATGGTCGTCATCGTAGCTATGATATCCCCCCTGCGCAAAGATCGCGAATGGGTACGCAGTCTCTTTGCACAAGGAGAATTCATCGAGACATTTATCGACTGTCCCCTTGATATCTGCATCGAAAGAGACCCTAAAGGATTGTATAAGAAAGCTCTTGCTGGATCGATCCCTGACTTCACAGGCATTAGCTCACCTTATGAACATCCGATCCACGCGGATTTAACCATCCGTACCCACCAAGTAAGTATCAGTGAAGCTGTGTCTACGATTGAGACCCATCTTGTTGCACAGATCATTCCTGAACGAAGTTCGCAAACATTGCAAAAGACACATGTACTTCATCAACGCTAACCAACCATCATGATTCAGGAGTGAACGCAGTGACTGCTTTATCCCCACACGGTGGAGTACTTGTTCATCGACGCATCGGTCCATATACAGACGAATCGTGTTCAAACAACCTACAGCGCGTCATCATCGATGATGTTGCCATCAGCGATCTTGAACAAATGGGTATGGGAGCCTTTTCTCCGCTTGTTGGATTCATGGATGACATGGACTACCATTCCGTTGTTACGCAGATGCGACTGGCCAATGGCATCGTATGGCCATTGCCCATTGCTCTTCCTATTTCTGCCGATCAAGCACAACTAATTACACTTGGTGAAACGGTGCTTTTGATCGATGAGCATGGTACACCACACGCGACTATGGTTGTCACAAGTAAGTATCAGGTGAACTTGAATCATGTAGTGAACCATCTTTATCAAACCAATGATTTTGCACACCCAGGAGTCATGCGAACATTGGAACGAGGAAGCGTTCATCTGGGCGGTCCAGTGTCTGTGTTTACAACAAGCACACAGGATCGTTATGCAAGCTATCTACGCACGCCACAGGAAACGCGACAGCTGTTTGAAAAAAAGGGTTGGAAAACGATTGTCGGATTTCAAACACGCAATCCTATTCATCGAGCGCATGAATACATTCAAAAATGCGCGTTAGAAACGATGGATGGTTTATTTATTCATCCTCTGGTTGGGCCTACGAAAGCGGATGATGTTCCAGCACCACTGCGCATGCGTGCATATGAGACAGTCATTGAACACTACTATCCTACAAACCGCGTTGCACTGGGTATCTTTACTGCTGCGATGCGCTATGCTGGACCACGCGAAGCCATCTTACATGCATTGGTTCGAAAAAATTTTGGTTGTACACATTTTATTGTAGGTCGCGATCACGCTGGAGTAGGCAACTATTACGGTACGTACGACGCTCAAAAAATATTCTCGCTATTTACTCCTGAGGAGATTGGCATCTCGCCCATGTTCTTTGATCATGCCTTCTATTGTAAGGAGTGTGGAGGTATGGCCACGGAAAAAACGTGTCCTCACGATGAAAAGGCACACGTGTTTCTCTCTGGCACCAAAGTTCGCACCATGCTTACAGCGGGAATCGTGCCTCCTGAAGAATGTACACGCCGCGAAACTGCACGTGTATTAATGGAGTTTTATGAAGAGACATCTGCTTCGAAGCATGTCTGAATATCACGTTATCTCCATAGTTCTTGGCTTCCCTTATCGACTCATTGTCCATGTCAATCTCCGATGTATGCGATGAACAACCATCATGTCCACCTGTCCAGCATCAGAATGATTCATCTGATGCTTTTTGTGATATGATGGGGCAACGTACCGTCATTCTCATGTGAATATGCCTAGTCACTCTGTGCAAGCGACCGTCCTATCTCCGCTCCCATCAACGATATCATCGTGTGAGATGGGTAGGAATCCATAGAATCCATGACACGTTGTTCAATAAGGAGATCTCCGAACATACCATGATTGGGATAAAAAATAACATTCATCCGATTGCTATGCAATTGATGTGGATTCGTGGTCTACGAAGTATTGGTCAAGGAGCTATGGTCGTCGACCTTACACTCTATCTTCAAGACTTACACTGGAGTGGCGTAGCTATTGGTGGGGTAACATCAGGTGCAGGGATCATGGGAGCCATGCTTATACTCATGGTTGGTTTACTCAGTGATCGAATGGGACGAAAACCATTCTTACTCATCTATGAGGTGCTAACACTGATGTGTTCTCTTGCAGCTAGTGTCACTTCTGCCGCGCTCCTTCTCATGGTAGCCATCGTGATTGTGGGCTTTGGCCGAGGACAAAGCGGTGCAGCAGGACCCTTTAGCCCAGCAGAGCAAGCATTACTCGCTCAATATGTATCACAGTCTGATCGCGGTCGTGTCTTTAGTTTGAATAATGCAATAGGCTTTATAGGGATGGCTATTGGCAGTATCGTTGGTGGGCTACCTGATCTCATTCATGGGTCATCTCCTCTTGAGAATTATCGACCCGTTTTCCTGACGATAGCTGTGTTTTCTTTGCTGTGTATCTTGATCATCCTTCGCATTCCAGAGGTGAAAAATCGTTCTGCTAACGAACCCATCCATGAGGAGCAGGCGCGTACTGAAGCACAACAAGAAAAACAAGTTCGCAAAAAGGAAAATCACGCACTGACTGTTTTAGCGCTAGTCAATGTGTTAAATGGGCTTGCAGTAGGCTTAACAGGCCCTATGATGGCCTACTGGTTTCGTTTGCGCTACGGTGCTAGCACCGGTGCAATTGGTGCTACGCTTTCCATTAGTTTTTTGTTGACAGGCATCTTCTCGATTTTGAGTGGTCGAATCGCTGCTCGTATGGGTATGGTTAAATCCGTGACTTGGATGCGTATCATTGGATCCATATGTATGCTGGCTTTAGCTTTTATGCCTACCTTTACCTTGGCATCCCTTTTCTTTATTCTTCGCAATGCCATCAACCGTGCGACACAAGGTAACCGCAATGCGCTCAGTGCCAGTCTAACTCGTGACAAAAGAAGAGGACTAGCAACGAGCATCAATGCGTTATCCATGCGGCTACCTTCATCCATTGGTCCTACCATCTCCGGTTATTTATTTGATGCTGATCTGCTCTCACTACCACTCATACTTACGGCAGTGCTACAGCTAGCCAATGCAGGGTTGTATCAATGGGTATTTGGACGATGGGATCAACAGACGCCTAGCCCATCTCATGAAAAGGAGTAGCCTTTCTGATTGCTATTGATCCGGTGTTGCGGGTGCATCATAATTTTTCTGCAATTATCGTTTGGAGTGTACCCTTCGATTCATGAACTAAATGACCCTGTGAAGTCGTTCCCTTTTCCATCAAACGGACGAATAGCCCTTTGGTAGATAAAGCCGTAATGATGGGGCGAATCCCCTTCTTTTCACTAGTTTCTGCAAGAATAGCCGGAGTCATATCCAAAGACTGAGCAATCTGTGGGTTGATACCCTTGCGTTCAAACAATGAGGATCTCATCATGGTTTGGATCGTCGAATGGGTATTTTGTATCATCAGCTGTCCCCCAGATTTCAACAAAGTGGCTGCTTCATGTATGGCCATCTCTATACTGGCTTCATCCTTTAACCATGCAAACTCCAAGAGGACGAGATCATACGTACCTACCTGTGCTCCCCATGGATGGAAGATACCATCCACAATGATGTGGCGTATGTCCACACTGGCTGCCTGTGCTAATCGCTGACTATAGATGGACGCAGCCATGGATGGATACATCACAGTTACTTTAGCTCCAAGTAGACTGAGTGCTACGTCTAAACTACCCTGTGCTCCGTATATATGAGCTATTTTTTTCCCGTTCACATGCGCTACATACTTCTCGATGGGGGTACACCATCCATGAGGATTCTTTTGTATGTGATCTGCTACCTCCCAAGGAGTTCCAAAACGATGTACCCACGTATGGTACAGGCTCATGTCATCACCATCATGGTATACACCATGGTCGATAGACTGCGTTGACTCGTTGGGCTTCTGGAATGACCCATGTTTTTTCTCCATATTCATCGGCCACAACCATTGCATACACTTGTTTTTTAGAGACCCTTGTACTGAATTCATGGACCGTATCCACCTTCCATTGTTTATATGTACAATCATGAAGAAGCTTACGTTGCCCTAAAAACCAGTAACCGTAGCATCATATAGCTGATAGAAGAAGAGGTAAACATAGCCATCCCTTTTGATAGATCACTATTGATCAAAGTCGATTCAGTCAAGTGAGCAAATACTTCATGTGAAAAAATAGCTAGTATGAGATCATTGATCACTATATTCGCAGCACCTTGAATCCAAAACAACCAGGTTTGTCTCCGACTAGAGTTTGCCTGATCAGCAAATGTCCATCTTCGATTGAGTAGATAGCTTGTTGCAAGGGTGCATAAAACGGCGATGGTATTATACGTCAGCAGTTGAACGAATGAATGGGTTGGCCATAGAACCATGAATCCATTCAATGTTCCAATATCTACACAGGCATTGATCACGCCCACTAGAAGGAAACGATGGTACCGTCGAGTGACAAGCCGCTGTTGGATCGGTCGTGTTGGGTTGTGCGATGGAGCAGCGATGTCGTTCACTATGGACGCCTCCTAGGGTCGTGATCCATCCCTTTTGTCGATCATTCATCATGGCACATGCATCCCTAGTCACCTCGTTTTGAGGGATGCATGTGCATGTAACGCCGTTCAGACAGGGAGTCTATCTGGTCGCTGATGGAGATATGATCTCGTTACTGCTGTTCAGTGTAACTCGTTATATTTAAAATTGTCTTAGATTAATCGTGGTAATTTAATGAAATCTGTGAATCGGATTCCTTTATCCTTCTTGCTATTCATATGAAATCATCGTCAACATCGATATGTTCAATGTTTAGTCACTCTTTTACAAGAGAAAATTAAAGATTCCCGATCATAGTGAGAGAATAGATGACTATCTTGATATTCATTCACATGTATGCATCATGCGATAGGGGGGCTATCCCAATAAAAGGAAATACATACATGATTGTTTACTAGATATCGTTGCCCATATCGTTCGACAAATAGGAGGAGATATGCATGAAAAAGGGACTTTTTATGAGTGTACTTGGTACTATAGCAGTAGTGACGTTAGGCATCACGGGATGTGGTACAACCACTCAAGCGGCGACGAGTTCCGTTACTACAGTAAGTAGTACTTCTACAACCTCTACGCCAACGAGTCCAAAACACTTTCGGAAATCAGATCATAACTTTGTCGACTTCGAGGAATTAGGACAAATTTTACATCTTAGCCCTAGTGCACTTCGAGCAGATATAAAGGCTAAAGAATCCTTAGCAGTCATTGCGCAGAAACAAGGAGTATCGATTCAAACACTCACTACAGCATTAGAAGCCAGTTTCAAAAAACGTCTAGACGAAGCCGTTTCTTCTGGACACATGACGGCTACTGAGGAACAGAAACAATTGAGCCGATTTGATGCTCATGTTAGCATGATGATCACAAGCACAAAAATGTAATGAAGTATGGTTGTACGGACATGTCTAGCATCCACCGTGGTCTAAGGATCCTTATCCTTGAACCACGGTGGATGCTATTTTTAATGTTCTTGGGGTAGTCACTCAGCCGCTAAATGAAAGTGAGAGTAGGTTTTTGAAAGAAGTACGTATGAATTGGACAACCTGTACGTAGTGAGGTGTGTAACAAGGTAAGACAACAACGATTCGCATGATGGTGGGACTCATCTCCATGACTCGTGGGCAAGTACTCATCGATGGGATCGATGTGTCAAAACATTTTACAAAGGCGATGCAACATATTGGAGCCATCGTAGAGAATCCGGAAATGTACAAATATCTAACGGGATATCAAAACCTCAAACACTTTGCGCGCATGTCACAAGGCGTATCGGATCAGCGCATTCATGAGGTTGTTAACCAAGTGGGGTTAGAAGCGCGCATTCACGATAAAGTAAAAACGTACTCGCTCGGTATGCGACAACGGTTAGGACTGGCTCAGGCTTTGTTGCGTCGTCCGCATGTGATCATCTTAGATGAGCCTACAAACGGCCTCGATCCAGCGGGCATTCGCGAATTGCGTGATTATTTGCGAGGGCTTGCAGAAAAAGAAGGCATTGCTGTGATCGTGTCGAGTCATCTCTTATCGGAGATGGAACTGATGTGTGATCGCGGGGCTATTATTCAAGCGGGCAAGTTGATTGATCTTCGTCCCATTCGCCGCACGGAAATGGATGAGACAAGCGAGCAAGACATTTTGATTGAAATCGAACATGGTGTGCAAGCGGTCTCGATCTTACACACTACCTATCCTCAAGTAGACGTGGTACTACGTGATGATCACCACCTAGAACTTCGGGTGGCACGAGAGATGATTCCAGATATCGTACAGGCCCTCGTGAGTCATGGAGAACGCATATATGAGGTGCGAATGGTAAACAAAACGCTTGAGGAGACGTTCCTTGAGATCACAGGTGGTGAATCCCATGGTTAACCTCATTCGCAATGAAAACATGAAAATTTATCGCCGATCTCGAACGTGGGTCATGATGGTGCTCCTTGTGATCGTGATCGCTCTTGTGGCGATTGTGATGGTCACTCATCAGCCAGCGCCAGGATCGAATTGGAAACAAAACATGATCGTACAGACGGATCAATTACAACAAGAAATCGCTCACACAAGGCACATGCCCGCAAAAGAAATTGCCCAATTACAGGCAAAAATTAAAGTCAATCAATACGATATCGTACATAATATGAATCCTAGTCAAACGACCGGGTGGGGGTTCGCTGCTACGGCAGAAAATATAGCCCCTGTCTTAATTGCGTTTATTCTCGTTGTTGCAGGTGATAGTGTAGCTAGTGAATTTAGCTCTGGAACCATCAAGATGTTGCTCACGCAACCAGCGACTAGAGCTCATATTCTCCTGGCTAAGTATCTGGCACTGCTGATGTATAGCTTATTTGCGACGATCTTTATGTTTGTCTGTTCTGTTCTTCTTGGCTGGATATTTTTTGGCATAGCAGGAGCAGGGTCACCAGAGGTCTATCTGGATGCACACCAAACGATTCAACAGATGAGTGTTTTGTCCTATGTATTGATGCAATATGGATTTTTATGGATACAAATTGTGATGACTGCGACCATTGCCTTTATGATCTCTGCTATTTTCCGTAGCAGTGCACTTGCGATTACGATCTCTCTTCTCGCCTTTTTAATTGGCAGTACGGTGGTCAGTGCACTGTCAAGTTACAGCTGGGTCAAATATATTCTCTTTGCCAATACGGATCTCTCGCAGTTTGTCGTCAATGGTCCGAGCATTCAGGGTCTGACACTTGGATTTTCTATCAGCATACTTGTAGCGTATTTTATCGTGATGAACATCTTAGCGTGGGTCTTTTTTGTCAAGCGAGATGTAGCATACACGTAAACGACTAGTACACATAGCCC
This genomic window contains:
- a CDS encoding ABC transporter permease — translated: MVNLIRNENMKIYRRSRTWVMMVLLVIVIALVAIVMVTHQPAPGSNWKQNMIVQTDQLQQEIAHTRHMPAKEIAQLQAKIKVNQYDIVHNMNPSQTTGWGFAATAENIAPVLIAFILVVAGDSVASEFSSGTIKMLLTQPATRAHILLAKYLALLMYSLFATIFMFVCSVLLGWIFFGIAGAGSPEVYLDAHQTIQQMSVLSYVLMQYGFLWIQIVMTATIAFMISAIFRSSALAITISLLAFLIGSTVVSALSSYSWVKYILFANTDLSQFVVNGPSIQGLTLGFSISILVAYFIVMNILAWVFFVKRDVAYT
- a CDS encoding GtrA family protein; the protein is MNDIAAPSHNPTRPIQQRLVTRRYHRFLLVGVINACVDIGTLNGFMVLWPTHSFVQLLTYNTIAVLCTLATSYLLNRRWTFADQANSSRRQTWLFWIQGAANIVINDLILAIFSHEVFAHLTESTLINSDLSKGMAMFTSSSISYMMLRLLVFRAT
- a CDS encoding SurA N-terminal domain-containing protein, encoding MLEMLITQNLVELGSKKYHITASSQEINNALQNFEEQNGITTSSELQQALSENGMTLSELQNNLRIKVLEGKLAERNVSVTSAEIQTYYNQNKSKFESIIREIDSTQRSTIGDC
- a CDS encoding class I SAM-dependent methyltransferase, which encodes MNSVQGSLKNKCMQWLWPMNMEKKHGSFQKPNESTQSIDHGVYHDGDDMSLYHTWVHRFGTPWEVADHIQKNPHGWCTPIEKYVAHVNGKKIAHIYGAQGSLDVALSLLGAKVTVMYPSMAASIYSQRLAQAASVDIRHIIVDGIFHPWGAQVGTYDLVLLEFAWLKDEASIEMAIHEAATLLKSGGQLMIQNTHSTIQTMMRSSLFERKGINPQIAQSLDMTPAILAETSEKKGIRPIITALSTKGLFVRLMEKGTTSQGHLVHESKGTLQTIIAEKL
- the sat gene encoding sulfate adenylyltransferase, whose protein sequence is MTALSPHGGVLVHRRIGPYTDESCSNNLQRVIIDDVAISDLEQMGMGAFSPLVGFMDDMDYHSVVTQMRLANGIVWPLPIALPISADQAQLITLGETVLLIDEHGTPHATMVVTSKYQVNLNHVVNHLYQTNDFAHPGVMRTLERGSVHLGGPVSVFTTSTQDRYASYLRTPQETRQLFEKKGWKTIVGFQTRNPIHRAHEYIQKCALETMDGLFIHPLVGPTKADDVPAPLRMRAYETVIEHYYPTNRVALGIFTAAMRYAGPREAILHALVRKNFGCTHFIVGRDHAGVGNYYGTYDAQKIFSLFTPEEIGISPMFFDHAFYCKECGGMATEKTCPHDEKAHVFLSGTKVRTMLTAGIVPPEECTRRETARVLMEFYEETSASKHV
- a CDS encoding MFS transporter — protein: MIGIKNNIHPIAMQLMWIRGLRSIGQGAMVVDLTLYLQDLHWSGVAIGGVTSGAGIMGAMLILMVGLLSDRMGRKPFLLIYEVLTLMCSLAASVTSAALLLMVAIVIVGFGRGQSGAAGPFSPAEQALLAQYVSQSDRGRVFSLNNAIGFIGMAIGSIVGGLPDLIHGSSPLENYRPVFLTIAVFSLLCILIILRIPEVKNRSANEPIHEEQARTEAQQEKQVRKKENHALTVLALVNVLNGLAVGLTGPMMAYWFRLRYGASTGAIGATLSISFLLTGIFSILSGRIAARMGMVKSVTWMRIIGSICMLALAFMPTFTLASLFFILRNAINRATQGNRNALSASLTRDKRRGLATSINALSMRLPSSIGPTISGYLFDADLLSLPLILTAVLQLANAGLYQWVFGRWDQQTPSPSHEKE
- the cysC gene encoding adenylyl-sulfate kinase; amino-acid sequence: MVVSEHLVFQKNKVDRSARENVHGHKGAVVWLTGLSGSGKSTMAVELEWHLYRQGIHTYLLDGDNVRLGLNQDLGFSLRDREENIRRVGHLAQLFVDAGMVVIVAMISPLRKDREWVRSLFAQGEFIETFIDCPLDICIERDPKGLYKKALAGSIPDFTGISSPYEHPIHADLTIRTHQVSISEAVSTIETHLVAQIIPERSSQTLQKTHVLHQR